The genomic segment TCATCGACTGCGAGCGTAGCCCGCGGAAGTGTGTGAGGTAGATCTGCAGGGTGCGTAAAAACGCAGCAAACGCGGCTCCGCTGCACCCCAACTGGTCGTCCCAATCGTCCGTGCTGGCGAACAGGCTTTGGACAATGCGGAGGACACAGGTGCCACCCGCTCGCGCTTCAACGGTCCACTCGCTAGCGATGGGTGGCGAACCGGGCACGAACCCGTCGGCCGTCGTGGCGTACATCCGGGGCGGCTCCCAGGCCGTCACCTCGGAGCGCGGCTCGATACCCGGCCCGAAGTTCAACTTCAGCGCGACGGGCGTCCCGTCGCGCTCTTCGAACTCGGCCGGCACCAACCAGGACGAAATGCCCGCCCCGGTGGCAATGGCCTGCCAGACTTCCTCCGGCGTGCCCGGAACCTCGATTTCGATCTGGACGGAGCGGCGTCCCGAGGGCTCTTTCTTGATGCTCACGATGGCTCCTTGGAATGGCGCGGTAAGAATTGATCGGTTCATTGTCTAGCGCAAAGGACTCACGTTCTACCTCGCGCTCATTTATGCTTGGCGTCGAGAAAGTCATTCACCATCGGGACGATGATGGACATGCGTTTCATCAGCGTGACGTGCGTGGTGTGGGGCAATATGGCCAGTCGCGATTCCGAGCGTGCCCTCATGTCGCCGTGAGCCCCGCCACCTTTCAGGCGGTACATTTCCGCAACGTGTTCGAGCCGTATGCCATCGGCGTCGCCGTGGATGAAGAACATCGGCGCCGGGGTGGCCTTGAGCTTGTCAGCGCCGAGGTCGTACCCGCTCGAAGCCGAGGCAAGGAGCCGCTTGACGAACTTCGGGAAGTCGTCCGGCGTCGGGCTCAGCTTCTTGTATTCGACCTCAATGGGGGAGCCTTTGAAGGCGTCCGCCGTGAGTTTCGGGAACGCGTCGATCGCTTCCTGGACCATGCCGTCTCGTCGGAACACGGACGAAATGACGACCACCTTTCGCACCTTGTCCGGATGGCGGATCGCGCACTGCATCGCCACGGTGCCGCCCATGCTGTAGCCGATGAGGTCCGCCCGCGGGATCTCGAGCTCCTTGAGCAGCGCCGCCACGTCGTCGGCGAGGTTCTCGTAGGTGATGTCACGTTTGGTGTCCGCCGTGCGCCCGTGGCCCTGCATTTCGATGGCAATCACCTTGCGCGTTTTGGACAGCTCGCCGATCCACCCGTCCCAGTTGTTGGTGATGGTCATGAACGCGCCGTGGAGCAGCACCACGGGTGCGCCGGTGCCATGAACCTCGTAGTACATTTTGACTCCGTTGACCGGGGCGTAGCCCGTCGTCGGTTTTTGCTGCGCCGAGACGTCGCCCGTCGCGAGCATCATCAAAAGGAAAGCAGTCGTCCGCACGTTTGGTGTACCGTCGTTGTGGGGAAACGCTTCTTACCAACTCACCCGCTATGGGGGCCTTGGACCGCCTCCCCGATGGGAGAAGGAGGCGTGTCCGATTTCTGCGGCAGCGGGTGCGCCACGACCACCAGGCGATGCGCGCGGCCGCCGGGGGCGGATGCATCGTGGTACTTCGACACGAGTTTCGTGACGGCCTCGGCGAGTTCGTTGCTGAACGCCGCCCGGTCCGTCGGAGACCGGAAGCGAACCTCGGTATCCACCGCGAGGGTCGCCAAGCGTTTGTCCGCCT from the Frigoriglobus tundricola genome contains:
- a CDS encoding SRPBCC family protein, whose amino-acid sequence is MSIKKEPSGRRSVQIEIEVPGTPEEVWQAIATGAGISSWLVPAEFEERDGTPVALKLNFGPGIEPRSEVTAWEPPRMYATTADGFVPGSPPIASEWTVEARAGGTCVLRIVQSLFASTDDWDDQLGCSGAAFAAFLRTLQIYLTHFRGLRSQSMKWMVPARGTEAEAWEALTTALGLNGVRVGQRYTSPAGVPPLSGVVEYVNHSPFDILLRLDKPEPAVAAFGAVNCGDAIMVGLNVYLYGDRADETAARTTPLWDAWFQERFPVLSEPGKSA
- a CDS encoding alpha/beta fold hydrolase translates to MRTTAFLLMMLATGDVSAQQKPTTGYAPVNGVKMYYEVHGTGAPVVLLHGAFMTITNNWDGWIGELSKTRKVIAIEMQGHGRTADTKRDITYENLADDVAALLKELEIPRADLIGYSMGGTVAMQCAIRHPDKVRKVVVISSVFRRDGMVQEAIDAFPKLTADAFKGSPIEVEYKKLSPTPDDFPKFVKRLLASASSGYDLGADKLKATPAPMFFIHGDADGIRLEHVAEMYRLKGGGAHGDMRARSESRLAILPHTTHVTLMKRMSIIVPMVNDFLDAKHK